From one Desulfovibrio sp. JC022 genomic stretch:
- a CDS encoding DUF4347 domain-containing protein has product MNLEIMFLEERIVLEAAAADVLVNEAVDVVADNIAEPQADQNTDAADNADAPHADQNVDGASDNTSETQPEQAVNEMVEALATPVDVRKELVFVDTSVDNYEALLQDIDESVEVILLSGDGDAMSEMVSILEGRSDLDAIHIISHGGEGFFSLGTETISAQNLDDHQGDLSIIGESLNEDGDLLLYGCEIATGTGQEFVNAVAELTGADVAASDDNTGAADAGGDWDLEVSTGEIETDSPLSDKAIDDFDGVLGKNFTIDFSNDSAMGRDSSYNATYTTNGFTFIFDSTRQAESISADRERFETSANEKRVIITVSDGSSFGLSSLDITNHKHYEMPFVIKGLTTSGNWISMTTESIGSGETKTVNLSNFNSVKKIYIQDTNYSDYNYFSLALDNLVFKDVKHPNTAPILDNTKSPTLPTISEDLGAPTNGNQHIGTSAYAYSILDSTETAGSLDNYYDVDDNVKRGIAITGISDKGTLYYTVNSTGDCIWKALNSGDVSANSALILLNYTNTRIYFKPNSDFNGTINDAITFKAYDRSAGYYNGSFKNTNTGTAFSSASDTVAIEITPVDDAPTISTAPTDVSVLEDTVSDVDLSGVSVQEVDGEDVVLKIAAGGGTLTTAANDSSVSGVTISGSGTGTLSLAGSVADINAYLDKITNIKYKNNTPDTQGDNSDTLNLTVNDGTSGDVALKTVNVDITSVNDAPETSGAYDFTAINEDTASTGVQVSTIIGGLTTSDVDLDTLGIAVTGTSGNGTWQFSTDSTDGANGNWISFADTQTPSPSNSLLLTGAAWVRYVPDGNNAETSSITMRGWDQSSGTASTGTTANYANTSTNGNDTAYSSGTATGSITVTAVNDLPVIDLNSSTAGTDSTATFAAGSSGVPIAADAIISDADTGDFLESMTVTLTSRLDGDSIESLGLDVAAATAATNAGLTVGYTADTGILSITGSASASVYQAVLRGVQYSNSDAGSDITTGNRSITVMVNDGDGDSTARTSIVSVVAAPVIDLNGTADNQNHTVSFNEGDMNVSLAASTATIIEPDGENLNRMTVQLTNAQDGVSESITMSGRNSGDTVNGITITYNSATQITLSGSATAANYQALLRELIYNNSSENPDTTTRTVEVAGRDTGGNTGATVTTSISITAVNDNPSATGLASDVTVIEDVASNVDLSAITLKDIDAGTGDITLILTASAGTLAASTGGSVTVSGSGTGAITLSGTLANVDAFLNTASNVKYTSALNANGNDAATLTVTINDGGNTGTGGGSDVTLGTVNIDITATHDSPAATNVDQVQTYTDGDSSVALDDIIVSDPDTDEQVTATLTLADITQGSISTIHSGNERYDALTGIWTITGTVEQVNTALAAAAFEPINGLTSAVSITVNIQDGGEHGEEAQTGTITLNYQAPPPPLEPEPEPEPETDTDTAETPATTPDPIPEQVRNNSSGDKTPSTTEPSDPADSADSNGDFGNEFIESETERGREISIDSASSGRGTEGNGPAGADADLNQVITALGRGSVSGDMGDGPGAADVDLNQVLQVLDSAGASIDSGFGGQGDPLGIDANSLLDGAGTSTPAGDNGPATADTSIQAQSRTSITDKAATSVAAGPEQPAGSDQSTAIATSVLETAQGTEGQRLHQPSLSELNNALSGLSFSSSTPDFTITSLEHAVDTLAQLAGESRQSANPAAGDTLNKMTDQLTEICEKCAENGQNVDELLQKLDQAKAMLSN; this is encoded by the coding sequence ATGAATCTTGAAATAATGTTCCTTGAAGAGCGCATCGTGCTCGAAGCAGCAGCGGCTGATGTCTTGGTGAATGAGGCTGTGGACGTTGTTGCCGACAATATTGCCGAACCTCAGGCGGACCAAAACACTGATGCGGCTGACAACGCTGACGCACCTCATGCGGATCAAAACGTTGATGGTGCTTCTGACAATACGTCCGAGACCCAACCGGAGCAGGCTGTCAATGAGATGGTCGAAGCCCTTGCCACGCCTGTAGACGTCAGGAAAGAGCTGGTCTTTGTTGACACCAGCGTAGACAATTACGAAGCACTCCTGCAGGACATCGACGAGAGTGTTGAAGTTATACTGCTCAGCGGTGACGGCGACGCCATGTCCGAGATGGTCTCCATCCTTGAAGGCAGAAGCGATCTGGACGCCATCCACATCATCTCCCACGGCGGCGAAGGATTTTTTTCTCTGGGAACAGAAACGATTTCTGCGCAGAATCTGGATGATCATCAGGGTGACCTATCCATCATCGGAGAATCTTTGAACGAAGACGGTGATCTGCTGCTCTACGGCTGTGAAATAGCTACCGGAACAGGGCAGGAGTTTGTCAATGCCGTAGCGGAGCTCACAGGTGCAGACGTAGCCGCTTCCGATGATAATACCGGGGCTGCTGATGCGGGTGGTGACTGGGATCTTGAAGTCTCCACCGGCGAGATTGAAACGGATTCCCCGCTTAGTGATAAAGCTATCGATGATTTTGACGGGGTGCTGGGTAAGAATTTCACAATTGATTTTTCCAACGACTCTGCCATGGGTAGAGATTCCTCTTACAACGCCACATATACGACCAATGGTTTTACGTTCATTTTCGATTCGACAAGACAAGCCGAATCTATTTCCGCAGACAGGGAAAGGTTTGAAACGTCTGCAAATGAAAAAAGAGTAATCATCACAGTAAGTGACGGATCATCATTCGGTTTGTCGTCTTTAGATATTACGAATCACAAACATTACGAAATGCCGTTTGTGATCAAAGGATTGACGACCTCCGGAAACTGGATTTCCATGACCACTGAATCAATAGGTAGTGGTGAGACCAAAACTGTCAATCTGTCCAATTTCAACAGTGTGAAGAAGATTTATATTCAAGACACAAACTACTCTGATTATAATTACTTTTCTCTCGCTCTTGATAATCTGGTTTTCAAGGATGTAAAACACCCCAATACCGCCCCCATCCTCGACAATACAAAATCGCCAACGCTGCCCACAATTTCCGAAGATCTCGGCGCGCCGACCAATGGAAACCAACACATAGGCACGTCCGCATATGCATACTCGATCCTTGATTCCACCGAAACCGCCGGTTCTCTGGACAACTATTATGATGTGGACGACAATGTTAAACGAGGCATAGCCATTACCGGCATCAGCGACAAAGGGACGCTGTATTATACGGTAAACAGCACTGGCGATTGTATATGGAAAGCCTTAAATTCAGGTGATGTGTCAGCAAACTCCGCCTTAATACTTCTGAATTACACCAATACACGAATTTATTTCAAACCCAACAGCGATTTTAACGGAACTATCAACGACGCCATAACCTTCAAGGCCTATGACCGCAGTGCCGGTTATTACAATGGAAGCTTCAAAAATACCAATACAGGTACCGCTTTCTCCTCGGCTTCCGACACTGTTGCCATAGAAATCACCCCGGTGGATGACGCCCCGACCATCAGCACAGCACCCACTGATGTTTCCGTTCTGGAGGATACCGTTTCCGACGTAGACCTCTCCGGCGTCAGCGTGCAGGAAGTTGACGGTGAGGACGTCGTCCTCAAGATTGCTGCAGGTGGAGGAACCTTGACCACGGCAGCCAATGACAGTTCGGTTTCCGGTGTCACCATCAGCGGATCCGGGACAGGCACGCTGTCTCTGGCAGGATCGGTTGCTGATATCAATGCCTATCTGGATAAGATTACCAACATTAAATATAAGAATAACACCCCTGACACCCAAGGGGACAACAGCGACACCCTGAATCTTACGGTCAATGACGGCACCAGCGGGGATGTGGCTCTCAAGACTGTCAATGTGGACATCACAAGTGTTAATGATGCGCCCGAAACCTCCGGAGCATACGACTTTACTGCCATCAATGAAGACACCGCATCCACAGGGGTTCAGGTAAGTACCATTATCGGAGGTCTCACCACTTCCGATGTGGACCTCGATACACTGGGCATTGCCGTGACGGGCACTTCCGGCAACGGTACATGGCAATTCTCCACAGACTCTACAGATGGTGCAAATGGGAACTGGATATCCTTTGCCGACACCCAGACACCTTCACCTAGTAATTCTCTGCTGCTCACTGGGGCAGCATGGGTGCGTTATGTACCGGACGGCAATAATGCAGAAACCTCAAGCATTACTATGCGCGGCTGGGACCAGAGTTCAGGCACGGCCTCAACAGGAACCACTGCCAATTACGCCAACACATCCACAAACGGCAATGACACGGCTTATTCCAGTGGCACAGCCACCGGCTCCATAACAGTGACCGCTGTGAACGACCTGCCCGTGATTGACCTCAATAGTTCCACAGCCGGAACCGACAGCACCGCCACTTTTGCAGCAGGAAGTTCCGGCGTACCCATTGCAGCCGATGCCATAATCAGCGATGCGGATACCGGTGATTTTCTTGAATCCATGACTGTAACCCTGACCTCGCGTCTGGACGGTGATTCCATTGAAAGCTTAGGTCTAGACGTTGCAGCCGCCACGGCGGCCACCAATGCAGGGCTGACCGTAGGTTACACAGCAGATACGGGCATCTTGTCCATTACCGGCTCAGCCAGTGCTTCCGTGTATCAGGCCGTCCTACGGGGAGTGCAGTATTCCAACTCAGATGCAGGGTCGGATATAACCACAGGTAACCGCTCAATAACTGTCATGGTTAATGACGGTGACGGCGATTCCACCGCCCGTACTTCCATAGTGTCAGTTGTAGCGGCCCCGGTTATTGACCTCAACGGAACTGCGGACAACCAAAATCACACAGTCTCTTTCAATGAAGGAGACATGAACGTTTCCTTGGCAGCCAGCACGGCCACCATTATAGAACCGGACGGCGAAAATCTGAACAGGATGACCGTCCAATTGACCAATGCACAGGATGGCGTATCCGAATCCATCACCATGAGTGGTCGCAACAGCGGTGATACAGTGAATGGCATTACCATTACCTATAATTCCGCCACACAGATCACGCTTTCCGGATCTGCCACAGCTGCGAATTATCAGGCACTGCTCCGGGAACTCATCTACAACAACAGCTCGGAAAATCCGGATACCACCACACGCACCGTAGAGGTGGCGGGAAGAGATACAGGTGGCAATACGGGGGCTACGGTCACAACTTCCATCAGTATCACGGCGGTGAATGACAATCCGTCTGCCACAGGTCTTGCCTCTGACGTGACCGTTATCGAAGATGTGGCTTCCAACGTGGACCTTTCGGCTATAACTTTAAAAGATATTGATGCGGGAACAGGAGACATAACTCTGATCCTGACCGCCAGCGCAGGAACTCTTGCAGCCAGCACTGGCGGTAGCGTTACCGTGTCCGGCTCAGGAACAGGTGCGATCACCCTCAGCGGCACGCTTGCCAATGTGGACGCTTTCCTGAACACAGCCTCCAATGTCAAATATACCAGTGCCCTGAATGCGAACGGCAATGATGCAGCCACCTTGACTGTAACAATCAACGATGGAGGCAACACCGGTACAGGCGGCGGTTCGGACGTGACGCTCGGCACCGTGAACATTGATATAACAGCTACACACGATAGTCCTGCTGCAACCAATGTTGATCAGGTGCAAACCTATACTGATGGAGACAGTTCTGTCGCGCTGGATGACATTATTGTCAGTGATCCTGATACCGACGAACAGGTTACCGCAACATTAACTCTTGCGGATATAACTCAGGGCAGTATCAGTACAATCCATAGCGGTAATGAAAGATATGATGCACTAACAGGCATCTGGACCATTACCGGAACCGTTGAGCAAGTTAATACAGCTCTGGCAGCGGCAGCATTCGAGCCGATAAACGGGCTTACTTCCGCTGTTAGCATTACAGTGAATATTCAAGATGGCGGTGAGCACGGAGAAGAAGCCCAGACCGGAACCATCACCTTGAATTATCAGGCTCCTCCGCCTCCGCTGGAACCGGAACCTGAACCTGAACCTGAAACAGATACAGATACAGCCGAGACTCCTGCAACTACCCCGGATCCCATACCGGAACAGGTTCGCAATAATTCTTCAGGAGACAAAACTCCCTCAACAACAGAACCGTCTGATCCTGCCGATTCAGCTGATTCAAATGGCGATTTCGGTAATGAATTTATTGAATCCGAGACTGAAAGAGGTCGAGAAATTTCTATAGATTCCGCCTCAAGCGGAAGAGGAACCGAAGGTAATGGCCCCGCAGGGGCTGACGCAGATCTCAATCAGGTTATAACAGCTCTTGGCAGAGGCAGCGTTTCAGGTGATATGGGCGATGGTCCCGGAGCAGCTGATGTGGATCTCAATCAGGTTCTGCAAGTATTGGACAGTGCCGGAGCATCCATTGATTCCGGCTTCGGCGGACAGGGCGATCCCCTTGGAATTGATGCCAACTCCCTGCTAGATGGAGCAGGCACAAGCACGCCAGCCGGGGATAACGGACCTGCAACAGCAGACACCTCCATTCAGGCACAATCTCGGACTTCTATTACAGATAAAGCCGCTACATCTGTAGCAGCTGGTCCTGAGCAGCCCGCTGGTTCCGACCAGAGTACAGCTATAGCTACTTCAGTACTTGAAACAGCTCAAGGAACCGAGGGACAAAGACTTCATCAGCCCAGTCTCAGCGAGTTGAATAATGCACTATCCGGGCTGTCTTTCAGCTCCAGCACACCAGATTTTACCATTACCTCCCTTGAACATGCCGTTGACACTCTGGCTCAGCTTGCCGGAGAATCAAGACAGTCAGCTAATCCTGCAGCAGGAGATACACTGAATAAGATGACGGACCAGTTGACCGAGATTTGCGAAAAGTGCGCTGAAAATGGACAAAATGTTGATGAGTTGCTACAAAAGCTGGATCAAGCAAAAGCAATGCTTTCAAATTAA
- a CDS encoding ATP-binding protein: MLNLDLKTLLLAYALVSFMTGVALFWLKNNFAEEKALSCWGAGSLLTGTGVALIAMRAELPVVLTIFAANASIFLGLFTTWSGIRIFRSKSSKWRTIIFMTLLASGALYWDAATDPNLKFRFTIAVIMIGASQIFSGIELRKSKRPLHKKISIVFFGFGIFNAFWIVFMLFYLKSNLFMDAYNFVLSLYSASIIYQVMLTASMVLLLSNRINEKLQFAKDEAESANKAKSEFLANMSHEIRTPMNAIIGLSEMLLSTEKDRSRVHDLQSINSSSSSLLGLLTDVLDYSKIESNEMEIEAVPFYLDTITDLVLDVAVGALASKSVELTLLTGKGIPPRLEGDPLRLQQVLLNLVNNAVKFTPKGSVAINIENVSRTADIILLNFTVTDTGIGISPEIQASMFSPFTQADTSTTRKYGGTGLGLAISARLVELMGGRLEASNSAKSGSTFSFTLPFKAIATDVQEKTECWNGHKAIVMGNNSQQCQQAVNLLHSFGFKTSQCTDIQQIASLLKANQFSASLVMVPDTDFIKDLPIIKNEIRKYFSASQAPFMLCCTPQVDTEILDFTGYGVTKSPIRAKRLFLEIAHGLELPEDQIPSRFRKTAQGKIVFSSCSTRILLVEDIAINREIIERMLQSVGLDVDTAENGEQAVHRASQNHYDIVIMDIQMPVMGGFDAAKKIKENTGENSPIFIGLSANATRKSIARSEHEGFAAYLTKPVTKSTLLDCLANWIPTPPPPTPLTKYDFDIPGIDVEAAMEDCQGNMEFYKAQLKDFSLYIKKLLIDLKQANAAGDTERMMNILHSLRGTASLLKIIDFAQTIAALEASLSFGNETEETMNALFSAAENLERVLAKL; encoded by the coding sequence ATGCTAAACCTTGACCTGAAGACACTGCTGCTTGCCTACGCACTGGTTTCCTTTATGACCGGAGTTGCCTTATTCTGGCTCAAAAACAATTTTGCTGAAGAAAAAGCTCTTTCCTGCTGGGGAGCAGGGAGCCTGCTTACCGGGACTGGTGTGGCTCTTATTGCGATGCGAGCCGAACTTCCTGTTGTGCTGACCATATTTGCAGCGAATGCATCCATTTTTCTGGGACTCTTCACAACATGGAGCGGAATCCGCATATTCAGGAGTAAATCTTCCAAATGGAGAACCATAATATTCATGACCCTGCTGGCTAGCGGAGCTCTTTACTGGGACGCAGCCACAGATCCAAACCTCAAATTTCGCTTCACTATTGCCGTGATTATGATTGGTGCCAGTCAGATTTTTTCCGGAATAGAACTCCGCAAAAGTAAACGTCCCCTACATAAAAAAATTTCCATTGTCTTTTTCGGGTTCGGTATTTTTAATGCATTCTGGATAGTTTTCATGCTCTTTTATTTGAAAAGCAACCTGTTCATGGATGCCTATAACTTTGTTCTATCACTTTACAGCGCGTCAATAATTTACCAGGTGATGTTGACTGCATCCATGGTTCTGCTGCTAAGCAATAGAATTAACGAAAAATTACAGTTCGCCAAGGATGAAGCAGAATCTGCAAATAAGGCTAAAAGTGAATTTCTCGCCAATATGAGTCATGAAATACGCACTCCCATGAATGCGATTATCGGCCTTTCTGAAATGCTGCTCAGCACTGAAAAAGACCGCAGTCGAGTACACGATCTGCAAAGTATCAACTCCTCGTCCAGTTCTTTGCTTGGACTATTAACCGATGTTCTTGATTATTCAAAAATCGAATCAAATGAGATGGAGATAGAAGCAGTTCCATTTTATCTAGATACAATAACCGATTTGGTCCTTGATGTAGCTGTAGGGGCTCTTGCCTCAAAGAGTGTTGAGTTAACTCTGCTGACAGGCAAAGGAATTCCACCCCGACTTGAAGGTGACCCCTTACGCTTGCAGCAAGTTCTTCTTAATCTGGTAAACAATGCGGTTAAATTTACTCCAAAAGGCAGCGTCGCTATTAACATTGAAAATGTCTCCAGAACTGCAGACATTATATTACTTAATTTTACAGTTACTGATACCGGAATCGGAATCAGTCCTGAGATACAAGCGTCTATGTTCTCTCCTTTCACACAGGCTGACACCTCGACCACACGTAAATATGGTGGGACCGGACTGGGGCTGGCTATCAGCGCGCGTCTTGTTGAACTTATGGGGGGCAGGCTTGAGGCCTCCAACTCAGCAAAAAGTGGGAGTACTTTCAGCTTCACCCTACCATTCAAAGCTATTGCTACTGATGTGCAGGAAAAAACTGAATGCTGGAACGGACACAAAGCTATTGTCATGGGTAACAATTCCCAGCAGTGTCAACAGGCTGTAAATCTGCTGCATTCCTTCGGTTTTAAGACCAGCCAGTGCACGGATATTCAGCAGATAGCTTCACTCTTAAAAGCAAACCAATTCTCTGCTTCGTTGGTCATGGTTCCAGATACTGACTTTATCAAGGATCTACCCATAATAAAGAATGAAATTCGTAAATATTTCTCCGCTTCGCAAGCTCCATTTATGCTTTGTTGCACCCCACAGGTAGATACTGAAATATTAGACTTTACAGGGTATGGTGTAACCAAATCACCCATCAGGGCGAAACGTTTATTTCTAGAAATAGCGCACGGACTCGAATTACCGGAAGATCAAATACCATCACGGTTTCGCAAAACAGCACAAGGGAAGATAGTTTTTTCTTCCTGTTCAACCAGAATCTTGCTGGTCGAAGACATTGCGATCAACCGCGAAATAATCGAAAGAATGCTTCAGAGCGTGGGACTGGATGTCGACACTGCCGAAAACGGAGAACAGGCCGTACACAGAGCTTCACAGAACCATTATGACATCGTAATTATGGATATTCAGATGCCGGTGATGGGCGGTTTTGATGCAGCCAAAAAAATCAAGGAAAATACCGGTGAAAATTCACCCATATTTATAGGACTTTCCGCCAACGCCACCCGTAAAAGCATTGCAAGATCCGAGCACGAGGGTTTTGCTGCCTACCTGACAAAACCGGTTACCAAAAGCACGCTCCTTGACTGCCTAGCTAACTGGATTCCAACCCCGCCCCCACCCACGCCCTTAACCAAATACGACTTTGATATTCCCGGAATAGACGTTGAAGCAGCCATGGAAGACTGTCAGGGCAACATGGAATTCTACAAGGCCCAGCTAAAAGATTTTTCTCTGTATATCAAAAAATTACTTATAGATTTAAAGCAGGCTAATGCTGCTGGAGACACAGAGAGAATGATGAATATTCTCCACTCGTTACGCGGGACAGCATCATTGCTGAAAATTATAGATTTTGCACAAACTATAGCCGCGCTTGAGGCAAGCTTATCCTTTGGAAATGAAACAGAAGAAACTATGAACGCTTTATTCAGTGCTGCCGAAAATCTGGAGAGGGTTCTGGCAAAACTGTAA
- a CDS encoding sigma-54 dependent transcriptional regulator produces the protein MENNIKILIIEDDVIDARFIRTVLSSAGYDSDVAHHPNEALEVLNEHSYDLILVDLKMSDMGGMQILELVKRYYPATEVIIITAHASIDTAVEAIKLGAYSYFVKGDPARKLISDIKDIAGRKTEKNFDNPAETSVESSRLKTRGATFTSVLLQARKIASASMNVILVGTPGTGRKALAQHIGKSSSPKDGHAYEIDFPLTQELPHQTAKDELVNYLDQYGSAGTCIFLNIDQADPEILSDLLSTLETHIPHHSSGRTGISVISTSTSRSIPRLKVTYGSELFFHYWGSKTELPEMKERREDLPLVVEDFIEKLSIKQNAPTPEIDSSLIEHISTAFFAQEFEGLETLLQRLFEASSGAPLTSSLLEQVETDDILLQKGQLLFPTEPSSLKEARKQTEREFIKTIYDRSERNKSKTATALGISARQLYNMLKKYNLEKS, from the coding sequence ATGGAGAACAATATTAAAATTCTGATCATTGAAGACGATGTTATTGATGCACGCTTTATTAGGACCGTTCTGAGCTCAGCAGGCTATGACTCAGATGTAGCACATCACCCAAATGAAGCTCTTGAAGTATTAAATGAGCATTCTTATGATTTAATATTAGTAGACCTAAAAATGAGTGATATGGGCGGAATGCAGATTCTTGAGCTGGTTAAAAGATATTACCCCGCTACAGAAGTCATTATCATTACAGCACATGCGTCCATTGATACCGCCGTGGAAGCAATCAAGTTGGGTGCTTATTCTTATTTTGTAAAAGGGGATCCGGCTCGTAAGCTTATTTCCGACATTAAAGATATTGCCGGACGGAAGACAGAAAAAAACTTTGACAATCCCGCCGAAACTTCAGTGGAATCATCGCGCCTTAAAACCAGAGGAGCAACCTTTACAAGTGTTCTGTTACAAGCAAGAAAAATAGCTTCTGCAAGCATGAACGTCATACTTGTCGGCACACCGGGGACTGGACGAAAGGCTCTGGCGCAGCACATAGGCAAAAGCTCCTCCCCAAAAGACGGCCATGCATACGAAATTGATTTTCCTTTGACGCAGGAGCTGCCCCATCAAACAGCCAAAGACGAACTGGTTAATTATCTGGACCAATACGGAAGCGCAGGTACTTGCATTTTTTTAAATATTGATCAGGCTGATCCTGAAATTCTGTCTGACCTGCTCAGCACTCTAGAAACACACATCCCCCACCATTCTTCAGGAAGGACTGGTATTTCAGTTATTTCAACCAGTACATCGCGATCAATACCTCGCCTCAAAGTCACTTACGGTTCAGAATTGTTTTTTCACTATTGGGGAAGCAAGACCGAACTGCCGGAAATGAAGGAACGCAGAGAAGATTTACCACTCGTAGTTGAAGATTTTATTGAAAAACTAAGCATAAAACAAAATGCTCCCACACCGGAAATTGACAGCAGTTTAATCGAACATATTTCGACAGCTTTTTTTGCACAGGAGTTCGAGGGGTTGGAAACCCTGCTCCAACGTCTCTTTGAGGCATCTTCGGGAGCACCACTCACTTCAAGCTTACTGGAACAGGTTGAAACCGATGACATTCTCTTGCAAAAAGGACAGCTTCTTTTTCCGACTGAACCGTCATCGCTGAAAGAAGCCCGGAAACAGACTGAGCGAGAATTCATCAAAACCATCTATGACCGCAGCGAAAGGAACAAGAGCAAAACAGCTACAGCACTAGGCATATCCGCCCGTCAGCTATATAATATGCTCAAAAAATACAACCTTGAAAAATCATAA
- a CDS encoding TolC family protein produces the protein MRKRADLKLMYVLMAVTLLLFTGCAPKKNPEQLRAFNVEGDIKFTSGNADLLPPTAGKTKVIALPTLSGTLSLDDAIAYAMTHNLDAAVSKEEENVQREMETAAMLRMLPSLIANAERSWKSQHVPSKSVNYSTGEESLAPSISSELETSTESVELSWDLLDLAVNVNRWRQAGDRVQMRKLQMQRVKQNLALDVTGAYLRAVVAKEAAKQAETVMKYALERQEIIEKQMEMNHIPKVDGLQSSIDIAELMIRLTRYSDEYKAAKTELARLMGLSPSTPFELKGVDFLAIPGPIRIDSEDLDREALLNRPELFELDLEEKISAKEAEISIMRMFPALTPFARYQHDDNKYLTRHDWFVSGLRLSWDLLSIPQSSADHSSALARSKLIQKRRMNMAMAVLTQLRLATIEYDNYLRQVEQAYELENLREELAREVHLQVENGRLKESTLLNADQLFIVAHRARLTAYARLMTARQRILNSLGRDWDEHGKEIAFTSDELSVPLTAK, from the coding sequence ATGCGAAAGAGAGCAGATTTAAAATTAATGTATGTACTCATGGCAGTGACGCTACTTTTGTTCACGGGGTGTGCTCCCAAGAAAAACCCTGAGCAACTACGCGCTTTCAATGTCGAAGGCGATATCAAATTTACTTCTGGAAATGCAGACCTACTGCCTCCGACAGCCGGGAAAACAAAAGTAATAGCATTGCCGACTCTAAGCGGGACTCTTTCACTTGATGATGCAATTGCGTACGCTATGACCCATAACCTTGATGCAGCTGTTTCCAAGGAAGAAGAGAATGTGCAGCGTGAGATGGAAACAGCGGCCATGCTTCGTATGCTGCCTTCTCTGATTGCCAATGCCGAACGTAGCTGGAAGTCCCAGCACGTTCCCAGCAAATCCGTGAACTACTCCACAGGGGAAGAATCCTTAGCCCCATCCATTTCTTCCGAGCTTGAAACCAGTACCGAAAGTGTTGAACTTTCATGGGATTTGCTTGATCTGGCCGTGAACGTCAACCGCTGGAGACAGGCCGGAGACCGGGTTCAGATGCGCAAGTTGCAGATGCAGCGCGTGAAACAAAATCTTGCCCTTGACGTTACCGGAGCTTACCTGCGGGCTGTAGTAGCCAAAGAGGCAGCTAAGCAGGCTGAAACTGTCATGAAATATGCTCTCGAACGTCAGGAGATAATTGAAAAACAGATGGAGATGAATCATATTCCCAAAGTTGATGGTCTGCAGAGCAGTATTGACATCGCGGAACTCATGATCCGTCTCACAAGATATTCAGACGAGTACAAGGCCGCCAAGACCGAACTGGCCAGATTGATGGGCCTTTCCCCCTCCACTCCTTTTGAACTCAAGGGAGTAGATTTTTTAGCGATTCCTGGACCGATCCGCATAGACTCTGAAGATCTTGACCGCGAAGCTCTCCTAAACCGTCCGGAGCTTTTCGAACTAGATCTGGAAGAGAAAATTTCAGCCAAGGAAGCTGAAATATCCATCATGCGCATGTTTCCAGCACTTACTCCTTTTGCGCGTTATCAGCATGATGACAACAAATACCTGACCCGTCATGACTGGTTTGTTTCCGGTCTGCGTCTTTCCTGGGATCTGCTTTCCATTCCGCAATCAAGTGCCGACCACAGCTCAGCACTTGCAAGAAGCAAGTTGATCCAAAAAAGACGAATGAATATGGCTATGGCCGTTCTTACCCAGCTCAGGCTGGCCACGATTGAGTATGACAACTATCTGCGTCAGGTCGAGCAGGCTTATGAACTGGAGAACCTGCGTGAAGAACTTGCCAGAGAAGTTCACTTGCAGGTTGAAAATGGAAGACTCAAAGAAAGCACCCTGCTCAATGCAGACCAGCTCTTTATTGTTGCCCACAGGGCGCGTTTAACAGCTTATGCAAGGCTCATGACTGCCCGTCAGCGCATCCTGAACAGTCTCGGTCGCGATTGGGACGAACATGGTAAAGAGATCGCCTTTACCAGCGATGAACTGTCCGTTCCTCTGACCGCAAAGTAA